From the Methanobrevibacter ruminantium genome, one window contains:
- the bioF gene encoding 8-amino-7-oxononanoate synthase translates to MNPNLESQLNEELEELKNNDLERTVDDLRFISSTKAIDKEGKEFLVFGTNNYLGLTHHPDVIKAAQEASIYGTGSTGSRLTTGASFEARELENNISEFKNVESALIFNTGYMTNLGVIYALTKENDVIFSDQLNHASIIDGTRISKAKVKVYKHKDTKDLENLILDEIESKKDSNLFIVSDGVFSMDGDIAPLPELVEIADKYNCTLIIDEAHATGVIGKTGKGTVEYYKDKTGIDLTDSVDLQIGTLSKALASEGGFVCGKQVYIDYLINKSRPFIFSTALSPATIASANAALNLLKENSEKYLNDLNSNTSLMRELLTNAGLNIVDGETPIIPIIIGPAELANKISKELEKEGILVSSIRPPSVPKGESRLRLTVMATHTKEEIEYTATKIIEIWNILNKN, encoded by the coding sequence ATGAATCCGAATCTTGAAAGCCAATTAAATGAAGAGTTGGAGGAACTCAAAAACAATGATTTAGAGAGAACAGTAGATGACTTAAGGTTTATCAGTTCTACAAAGGCCATTGATAAGGAAGGCAAAGAGTTTCTTGTTTTTGGAACCAATAACTACCTTGGCTTAACACATCATCCAGATGTGATTAAAGCAGCCCAAGAAGCAAGCATATATGGAACCGGTTCAACAGGTTCAAGACTGACTACAGGAGCTTCTTTTGAGGCTAGAGAGCTTGAAAACAATATCTCAGAGTTTAAAAATGTTGAATCCGCACTTATTTTTAATACAGGATATATGACTAATTTAGGAGTGATTTATGCTCTTACAAAAGAAAATGATGTCATATTCTCTGATCAATTGAATCATGCAAGCATTATAGATGGAACAAGAATCTCCAAAGCTAAAGTTAAAGTCTACAAGCATAAGGATACAAAAGACCTCGAGAATCTTATTTTAGATGAAATTGAATCCAAAAAAGATTCCAACCTATTTATTGTGAGCGATGGAGTATTCAGTATGGATGGAGACATAGCCCCGCTTCCCGAACTTGTAGAAATAGCTGACAAATACAACTGCACTCTTATAATCGATGAGGCACATGCGACTGGAGTTATCGGAAAAACAGGTAAGGGAACAGTTGAATACTATAAGGACAAGACTGGAATTGACTTAACTGACTCAGTTGATTTGCAAATAGGAACCTTAAGCAAGGCACTTGCATCAGAAGGAGGATTTGTTTGTGGAAAACAAGTCTACATAGATTATCTTATAAACAAGTCAAGACCATTCATATTCTCAACAGCACTTTCTCCAGCTACAATAGCTAGTGCAAATGCTGCATTAAATCTATTAAAGGAAAATAGTGAAAAATATTTAAATGATCTAAATTCAAACACAAGCCTGATGAGAGAACTCCTAACTAATGCAGGATTAAATATAGTTGATGGAGAAACACCAATCATACCAATCATCATAGGTCCTGCAGAATTGGCAAACAAAATCTCAAAAGAGCTTGAAAAAGAGGGAATTTTAGTATCCTCTATCAGACCACCATCTGTTCCTAAAGGTGAGAGCAGACTAAGATTGACCGTGATGGCCACTCACACAAAAGAAGAGATAGAATACACCGCTACAAAAATAATTGAAATTTGGAATATTCTAAATAAAAATTAA
- a CDS encoding 6-carboxyhexanoate--CoA ligase, whose product MMYSIKMRSSKGGPHEEGGKHISGAERILREDEIEEELINVYRRAITHERGKPDFINLKIERIDEEDITYKKRLNINEHHVESKEDGLGLAKELLMDNAVSEESAKMAIQNLQDLEESMHGAMLIDKDTGDRIDNKGIKGVRVTGIASADITEYRESLKNDGREGLHLEEALILASKIASCKGIVAELCWSDDPSYVIGYVGTKDNYERIPILKDEGNPIGGRAFFVDTNQLNDDYTLDDLIDYLEKQVVLIE is encoded by the coding sequence ATGATGTACAGTATAAAAATGCGATCTTCAAAGGGAGGCCCTCATGAAGAAGGGGGAAAACATATCTCTGGAGCAGAACGTATTTTAAGAGAAGATGAAATTGAAGAGGAATTGATCAATGTTTACAGAAGGGCAATCACTCATGAGAGAGGAAAGCCAGACTTTATAAATTTAAAGATTGAAAGAATAGATGAAGAGGATATCACCTATAAGAAAAGACTAAACATTAATGAGCATCATGTAGAATCCAAAGAAGATGGATTGGGTCTTGCGAAGGAATTATTAATGGACAATGCAGTGAGTGAAGAATCTGCAAAAATGGCTATCCAAAATTTACAAGACCTTGAAGAAAGCATGCATGGAGCCATGCTTATTGATAAGGACACAGGCGACAGAATAGACAATAAAGGAATCAAGGGAGTCAGAGTAACTGGAATAGCTAGTGCAGACATTACAGAATATCGGGAATCATTGAAAAATGATGGAAGGGAAGGTCTCCATCTTGAAGAGGCACTGATTCTTGCATCCAAAATAGCAAGCTGCAAAGGAATAGTCGCAGAATTATGCTGGTCCGATGACCCAAGTTATGTAATAGGATACGTAGGAACAAAGGATAATTATGAACGTATTCCTATCCTAAAGGATGAAGGAAATCCTATTGGAGGAAGAGCATTCTTTGTTGACACCAATCAATTGAATGATGATTACACTTTAGATGATTTAATAGATTATCTTGAAAAACAAGTAGTGCTTATAGAATAA
- the dnaJ gene encoding molecular chaperone DnaJ yields the protein MAEKRDYYEVLGVDKTADEKEIKKAYRKLARKYHPDVVEEDKKEEATEKFKEISEAYAVLSDEEKRQRYDQFGHAGMEGFSNEDIFRNVDFEDIFQGFGGGGIEDIFDLFGFGTGRSRSRSSGPRRGSDIYTEVEITLEEAANGADKEVTVRHDVFCPVCEGSKAEPGSEVETCPVCGGTGQRKQIRQSLFGQVMNVVQCGECNGTGKIIKEPCHNCKGRGTIKESKTLNIKIPAGVESGNRLRVSGEGNVGDVGGGNGDLYVEIYIKRHEYFERDGANLYYEKQISFVQASLGDTVDIPTINGEVELKIPPGTQSGTTFRLRDQGMPYMRRAGKGNLYVNITVVVPQKLSKEQKKLLIQFGEISGDEIKVYKKGLFDKVKDAINN from the coding sequence ATGGCAGAGAAGCGTGACTATTATGAAGTTCTCGGAGTGGACAAAACCGCTGATGAGAAAGAGATTAAAAAGGCTTACCGTAAATTAGCTAGAAAATACCATCCTGATGTTGTGGAAGAGGATAAAAAAGAAGAAGCTACTGAAAAATTCAAGGAAATCAGTGAAGCTTACGCTGTTTTATCTGATGAAGAGAAAAGACAAAGATATGATCAATTCGGTCATGCAGGTATGGAAGGATTCTCTAATGAGGATATCTTTAGAAACGTAGACTTTGAAGACATCTTCCAAGGATTTGGAGGGGGAGGAATAGAAGATATCTTCGACTTATTCGGATTTGGCACTGGCAGATCAAGGTCTCGCAGTTCTGGCCCAAGAAGAGGAAGCGACATTTACACTGAAGTCGAAATCACCTTAGAGGAAGCAGCTAATGGTGCTGATAAGGAAGTTACTGTAAGACACGATGTATTCTGCCCAGTTTGTGAAGGTTCCAAGGCGGAACCTGGAAGTGAAGTGGAAACCTGTCCTGTCTGTGGAGGTACCGGTCAAAGAAAACAAATCAGACAAAGCCTATTTGGACAAGTTATGAATGTTGTGCAATGTGGTGAATGTAATGGTACCGGTAAAATCATCAAGGAGCCATGTCACAACTGTAAAGGTAGAGGAACCATTAAGGAAAGCAAGACCCTCAACATTAAAATCCCAGCAGGTGTTGAAAGCGGAAACCGTTTAAGAGTCTCTGGTGAAGGTAATGTTGGAGATGTTGGCGGCGGAAATGGAGACCTTTACGTTGAGATTTACATTAAAAGACATGAATACTTCGAAAGGGATGGTGCAAACCTCTACTATGAAAAGCAAATCAGTTTCGTCCAAGCAAGTTTAGGTGACACTGTAGACATTCCAACAATCAATGGGGAAGTCGAGCTTAAGATTCCACCTGGAACCCAAAGCGGAACCACATTCAGATTGAGAGACCAAGGTATGCCTTACATGAGACGTGCAGGAAAAGGTAATCTCTATGTAAACATTACAGTGGTTGTTCCTCAAAAACTCTCAAAAGAACAGAAAAAACTCTTGATCCAATTTGGTGAAATCAGTGGGGACGAAATAAAAGTCTACAAGAAGGGACTCTTTGACAAGGTTAAAGATGCCATCAATAACTAA